GTGCTTTTTGAGAGAGTCATTGGAAGTAATGAGTAatatctctgtgtgtgcgtgtgcgtgtgtgtgtgtgtgtgtgtgtacactatgTGAGGAACTCAAAATGTTTCAAAGGACAGCCTTCTTAAGATGGTTCTTCACTAGTCAGAATAGTTAATACAATAAATGCAGCAACTCATGTCATGACatctaaaaatgctaaaaaatgtcTAGTTTGTACTGAATAATTCTACTTAGCTTAAATGTAGAATAATGGAACTGCCAAATAAATTTAGCCATAACACTTAAACATTATATATGCTAGCAAGAGAGTGTTTATGAGGTTAAATATTCACAATCCTTGCGTCACGTCACAATAGCAACAGTTACTATACATTCAGATCGaataatgcactttttttataGGTTGTAAAAATGAATAGTGAATTACAAATGATTGAACAATAGATccattaataatattttagctTTAACATTCTTGCCTCATCTTAAATTACCTGGGGAATAGATGCTCAATTCAGATCGGAATATCATGCTACTctaaaaatataatgatatagCATACTACTCTTTATATAACGATATAAAGTGGTATGTTAGAATGCGGTTCCAAATTCAGCGCCAAATTAATCAAAGatatttaatgattaaattatatttgttacAATATCACTTAATCATATCTATATGATATGTCTGATTAGTAaggtttttattacaaaattacgAATAGCGTGGCTTCTCAGATGGAGTCTCCCACAGGGTTGCCAGGTGTGTGTATCAAAACCTACAGTCCTAATGACcctatcaaaatatataaatacagcatATGCCTCTCTCATacctaaaatatgtattttacaggCACTAGCATTTGTAATACACAATTTCAACTTTAAAATCACTAGTAGTAATCATAAATAATAGTTTCACATAATAaagaatgataaataataataataaattgcataaAAGAAATAGCATTATGTCTAGGGTAACGAAAAAAACTCATGGCAGAGTTGGTAGaatgtaaaatatttctaaataccaATTTAAGTCGATAATCTCTGTGCAAACCTCCACGGGAAGAATCAAACTACAGTAACTCAATTCAAGGGATAACCgcgaacctggcaaccctgagcTCCAGCTCTCCTCAGACATGTCATACATGCGCAGACCAGAAGAGGTGGATCACTACTACTTCCGGTACATTCACTGACCCCACAGAAGAGCCGAAGAAGGGACAGACGCGCCTCGACGAGCgtatgtgaagaacattttagcaacatatttatatttaaagaagaTTGAAGGTACATTTTCATAGAAACTTTTGCTAATATATAACGCTTTTGACACAGTGATGTCCTGCGTCAATCGGGTTTGAATGGTTTCTGCGATACATCTGATCTGATGCAACATGGCAACATCACATGTTAATAGATGTCTCATAAGGACAATCACGAGATGTCTCCGGGACAGCGGTCGGCAACCAAACCTGATGACAGTAAGGCCTCTAGGACACTTGTCTAACTCCTCTTCAGGTAAAGCGGATCATGAAGCAGGATCTGTAGCGTTAGTTTCTCCCCGAAGTTCAGCAGGCGACGGTCGCAGCGCTCGTCTGGCAGCAGCCGCCGCGTTTGGACTGGGACTCGGAGCAGCAGTGTTGTATTCATTAAAAGACGAGGACAATAAAGATGCCCTACAGAGGACAGTCGCGGTCAGGAATTTGCTCATTGACAGTTTACTACCGACGGTCCAGTGTGCCTCTCCGTTTAAACCGGACAGCCCGCGGTACAAGTATAATTTCATCGCGGATGTGGTTGAGAAGTCCACACCAGCTGTAGTCTACATCGAGATCGTTGGGCGGTGGGTCTGTCAAAAATACAACGAAATCGTGTTCTAGTCCTGCTGAAAACAACTCAAGCTAGCTTAAAACGAGTCTCTGAGCTGGTTTAAATGAGTCTCACATTCTGGCCAAGCTGCTTACTAACCCTTCTTATAAACTGGCCACCCTGACTAGACTTGGAGGCCAGCAAACAAGTTTAGGCTTGTTTAAGTTGTTTTCCTCAACAGGGACTTTTTCATTCTTTGTGGACTGTTTGTATCTGTCTTATAGGTGTTTAGTTTCTGTTCTGCTGGGTATTGTGACAAATACTATGTGATGTGTTTTTCAGACACCCTTTTTCTGGGCGTGAGGTGCCCATCTCGAATGGCTCTGGCTTCATCATAAGTAGCGATGGCCTGATCGTGACCAATGCCCATGTGGTCGCCAACAAGCGTGGCGTTCGTGTTAAACTGACCAATGGAGACACTTACAACGCCACAGTCCAGGATGTTGACCAGGCTGCAGACATCGCTACCATCAAAATCAATGCCAAGGTACAACTGCTgctttgaaagaaagaaatattcagcagggatgcattacattttaacagcagtgacagtaaagacacagtgcaacaaaatatttctgtctcaaataaatgttgttcttttgaactttctattcatcatatgTAATCATgtcatggtttacacaaaaatattaagcagcaaaaactgttttcaacatgcataataattttttttttttttactgagcaacaaatcagtatattaaattatttctgaaggatcatgtgagactgaagactggagtagaatggctgcttaaaattcagctttgccttcacaggaataaataacattttattaaaatagagaacaattattttaaattctaatatttcacaacattttatgtactgcatttgttttatttgtactgtATTGCGCACATAAGAGGCCCCAAACTTTTTAGTTGTTAACTTAAacatcttgttaaaaaaaaaacatctcttccatctttagctgaccctctaactctagcgcTCTCTATTCCaattcttttcttaaaaaaaaaaaaaacataaaaattgccCCTTTTAGATATAACTCCTAGCTTTCTctaatctttttctattctgcctgttttctttttatttattatataatataaattataaaacctTGCTACATGCACTAAATTAAGCTAACTTGTCATAGCACTTATGTATCATTTCTCTTTTGTCgattttgattgcttccgttGTCcaccttggataaaagtgtctgctaaatgtaaatggtaatgtgtgtgtacataaaACATTTGTATGAGTACATATTATATTTCTTATTCTGTTCTCTTCTCTCCTCATCTCATCCCAGCATCCCCTCCCAACGTTACGTCTCGGCCAGTCGTCTGATGTCCGTCAGGGTGAGTTCGTGGTTGCCATGGGGAGCCCTTTctctctcaaaaacacaatcacgtCTGGAATCGTCAGTTCTGCCCAGAGAGGAAGTAAAGAACTGGGCCTGTCCAACTCCAACATTGACTACATCCAGACTGATGCTACCATAGACGTAAGAGCGCAGGAAACGACATTGGAGAATCTGGGTGTAACTGCTTGTTTATTTcctttattaaataattcataCATTGCATCACATTTCTATTTTACAGTTTGGAAATTCAGGAGGTCCCCTTATAAACCTGGTGAGCCGCTGACTGACATTTACACAACGTACCGCTAGAACATACCTTAGAAACAAGGAAGTTGAGGTTTCATTTATAGGTCATTTGACTAGTAACAGAAGAACATATTTGCCTACCTGATCAGTCTGTCTCAGAAGCTACTGATTGGTTACGCGATGTAATGCATGTGATATGAACTAACATGTGATGTTTGTAACTTTCAGGATGGTGAGGTCATCGGCATTAATACCATGAAAGTGACTGCAGGGATTTCCTTCGCCATTCCTTCAGACAGAGTCCGCATCTTCCTTGAGCGGGCGGCAGACAAACAAAGTAAGAATGACCCTTGACCTTTTCATTCTTATTCGTGACATCATTTATATTGGGGTCCCTGATTGATGTGTATCGGCTGTTTTCAGAGTCCTGGTTTGGAGAATCAGGATCAAAACGGCGTTACattggagtgatgatgctgactTTGACCCCTAGGTGCTTATCTGTGTTTTGATACCAGACTCTAAATGTGTGTGAGATGGCCGCTGtgtatttttgattttgtttgactTTAAAATGGTGTTTTTGCCCTCTCAGTATAATCGAAGAGCTGAAGATGCGTGACATATCCTTCCCTGATGTTTCTCATGGAGTTCTCATCCACCGTGTTATTATAGGATCTCCAGCCAGTAGGTAAAGCAGCACTGCTCTCACCCCACACTGCTGCGGTCTGTTGATAGAGGCCTCCTATTgttgatgtcatttcctgtcttCTGTTTCACAGAGCTGGAATGAAACCAGGGGATGTTATTGTTGAGATAAACGGGTCAAAGGTGAACTCGTCAGAGGAGATCTATAACGCTGTGAGGACAAGCGACAGCTTAAATGTGGTGGTCCGGCGGGGGGCCGACCTTCTCATGCTGCACATGACCCCTGAACGCACCGAGTGACGTCCCATGAAGTTTACACAGATAAATAAGCAAAAGAtgatttgaataattattataGTTGGAGATGTTTTAAGGAGGTAATAAGGCAGAACAGTATAGTAGCAAAGCCTGGACGCTTGTGTAGTCCAAATGTTATAATTGTGCAGTTTGTGCACTTTTTTTGGAAGTGTGTGGATGTTTCTGAGCATTAGTCTGGATAAACATCAGTGTGTCCTCTCAAACTACACTGTATCAGTATTGTTTTTGAAGGAACACTTCTAAATATTTGTGTGAAACACGGTTTATCATGAGATGAATGAACATTTGGCTGCCATAATAAAAGTGGGTGCTCTTATTCCAGCATTGCAGACTTTTTTGTATTCAATAtatgatgtttaatacattttacaaaccTCTGTGacttcacaataaaacattgcaatatcaatgttttttggtcattaatatatattcacagtGCTTTCAGAAAATGTGACCAAGTACACTTCACTCAGTTTCAAAATTAATATCATTGTTATGCCTTCCACAAACAAGACTGATTTTTCAGAAGTCGTGTGGTTGCTGTTCTTTGCACGTTAAACAACTGCCTGTCGTAAGACGTGTCATTTCCAGTCGGAAAACATTTCACACTGCAGCCTGCAGGACTTTTAAgtctaaagaaataattcacccaaataCGAAAACGTTGCCATCATTTACTCGaccttaagttgttccaaacctgtaagagtttttttcttttgttgaacacaaaagaagatattttgtagaatacCTGTAGCCTTTGGCttccataatattgttttccatactatggaagtcgatGGCTACCAGCAACAATCACACGTTACACTCATTTAGCCCTGATTTTCCACTCGCCAACATTTGCAGAGGCCTTTGTAATGTAACGAGTCATGACTGATCATTTCTTAttaccatttatttgtttaatgacTCATGAAACTTGAAATACTTGTAATGATTTGAATTACAACTTTAAATAAACACTATTTCTCATCTTTAACAGAGTTGCATGTGACATGAAATATTTTACTGCAGCTGAACACATGAAATGCATAATCAGTTCAGTAGGAcagcgtgtaaaaaaaacaatattgtcaCTGAAGATTTAACAAGTCATACATGAAAGAGCGTTTGAGAGTAGAATAGGAGTTGATTCAGAGCTTTGAAGCATAACGTACATTCACACTTTGCAACAGCTTTTAAACCCGAATGCTCATCTGGAGTACAAAACATTCAAGTATTTTTAACTCACAGAGACGGCAGCACACAAGCTGTGTGATGCATCGACAAGGCGTTTTAAACCTTTAAGAAAATAAGCACCTGATTTCAATGTTAACCCATATGGCAGGCTGTACTACTGCACGGCCTGAGCAAATGTTCATTTACATCTAATCTTCACTCTACTCAAGCCAGACTCAGTAGCCTAGAGTGTTTTTTGGAGttctgttttcataaaaaaaaaaaattataggtaATGTCAATACAGCTATACTCTTGGTGTAAAAACCTTTTGGATTTATGTAATTGCAATGTGAGGAATTCATTAGTTTATGGCTggtttgaatgaataaatattgtaCTCAATATGCTAATCCGATCGATCTGGTGATAGGATTATGAGATCTGGTTGTTAAGTTGTCCAGGGTATTTCTCAAACTTCTTCTCAGCCTCCTCACTGAAAGCATCACCTGAAATAATGAAAGACAAGGAAAAATAAATCTTTCAGTATTTGACATTCAATTAAAGCACTTTTCCAAAAAGGCAATATTCGGAATAGCATATTGCCCTGATAAACTCTTACTATTTTTGCAGAATATAATAtgtgaactgtgtgtaaaatggtaTTTTGGACATTAATTGAAGGACTAGAGTTGTGTAgatcacttgtggattactgtaatgttttatcagctgttttgactcattctgacggcacccattcactgcagataatccactggtgagcaagcaaactcatctacattgtttcatttttgggtaaacttttTCTTTAAGGCTTTGTATTCATGTCTTACCAATATGGCAGTTATGGACCCAGATCCTGTGGCCATCATATTTGCAGTTACATTTCATGGCATTGTTTGTGAAGTCACTCTCAGCAACCTCATAGTTAGGATTTATCACAACCTGGGAAGAAGTGAAAACAAGTCTAAATACTATGAAATCAACAGAATACATGTTTTTGATGACTGGGCACAGTGATCTGCACCCATCCTCTGACCTGAAGGATATAATTTCCTGGTTTGACATCAGTAATATCGATCCACTGGCAATCAATGTCATGGCGATACAAATCCCAGCATCCCACTGTGATGCCCTGCTCACCAAAGTTAGCACACTCATATCTCTTGGAGACacctataataaatacatatatttacacaagTCAAAATGTGTCAAACTAAACAGAGCTGACTGTAAATGTGTATTTGGATGAATGTGATTTACCCTCGTCACAATCGCTGTCCTCCAGGCAGAAGCTGGCTTTGTGTCCCTCTGCCACTTTAGTGCCATTGGCAGACATCAGGTCATAATGTGTGAAGATGTCCATACTATGATAATGCCTGTGGAGTCACAGACACGTACAACAAAACCCATcaaaactgaatgaaaaaaaaaaaaaaaagattaagggTCTTCAAACTTTGGTCAGTAGACCCCAGAATGCcacaaaacagagagaaagacctTGAAAGTACAAAATCTTTTTCTCATTTAGGGTCATAACGGTTCATGAAAATGATCAACACATACGTGTTTTGGAAAGGCTAATTTATATTGGTTACATTGTGTTGAGGTAAAATGTACTCTCCACTGGTTTCCATACAATTCACCAATAAAATTCATGAAAACTTGGGAATTATAAGACTGGATGTTTACTCAAATCATGGTTTCTTCATGTCTATGAAATTCACAGTCAAGTATTTGAAACGATTATTTACAAGCACTGAAAATAAGTGTGAGAAACCCATTTTACCCTCACAGAAGTTTGAGAATTCAACATAAAATGGCAGAGGATATATCCATCAactaaaaatatcaataaatactatcTACATTACGAAAAAGTAATGTTACA
This window of the Carassius gibelio isolate Cgi1373 ecotype wild population from Czech Republic chromosome B13, carGib1.2-hapl.c, whole genome shotgun sequence genome carries:
- the LOC127970236 gene encoding serine protease HTRA2, mitochondrial translates to MATSHVNRCLIRTITRCLRDSGRQPNLMTVRPLGHLSNSSSGKADHEAGSVALVSPRSSAGDGRSARLAAAAAFGLGLGAAVLYSLKDEDNKDALQRTVAVRNLLIDSLLPTVQCASPFKPDSPRYKYNFIADVVEKSTPAVVYIEIVGRHPFSGREVPISNGSGFIISSDGLIVTNAHVVANKRGVRVKLTNGDTYNATVQDVDQAADIATIKINAKHPLPTLRLGQSSDVRQGEFVVAMGSPFSLKNTITSGIVSSAQRGSKELGLSNSNIDYIQTDATIDFGNSGGPLINLDGEVIGINTMKVTAGISFAIPSDRVRIFLERAADKQKSWFGESGSKRRYIGVMMLTLTPSIIEELKMRDISFPDVSHGVLIHRVIIGSPASRAGMKPGDVIVEINGSKVNSSEEIYNAVRTSDSLNVVVRRGADLLMLHMTPERTE